The following coding sequences are from one Streptomyces sp. NBC_01485 window:
- a CDS encoding flavin monoamine oxidase family protein produces the protein MARERQFAPGMSRRSLLGRTAAVAAGATALTATATASATAATTATAATTRDVDVAIVGGGLAGLTAARDLVAAGKTVVVLEARDRVGGRVVNLALPGGGVTEGGGEFIGPTQDRVKALADSLGVATFATYNTGKNLLYKDGKKTPYATDGVLGSVPPIDVAGLANAAIVQATLDDMAKQVPVDAPWTAAKADEWDRQTFESWLRANAVVPSAKFLMDVACTSIFSAEPRELSLLFVLFYIAAAGNESTPGTLERLTETANGAQEQRFVGGSQQVPIKLAATLGDRVVLNAPVRTITRSAGTYVVTADGVTVTAKRVVVAVPPPLAARITYAPLLPAARDQLTQRLPMASVGKAIAIYDTPFWRAAGLNGQVVSDTGVVSSTFDNSPPDASYGALMGFIEADEAREWDAASEAEVKAAVLKDYVTYFGEKAAAPTAFVLQRWNNEAYTRGGPVSIAAPGVLTQYGPSLREPVGGIHWAGTETSTHWMGFMDGAVRSGERVAKEVLAAL, from the coding sequence GTGGCACGTGAAAGACAGTTCGCTCCCGGCATGTCCCGCCGCTCCCTGCTCGGCCGCACCGCAGCCGTGGCCGCCGGTGCCACCGCCCTGACGGCGACCGCCACGGCCTCCGCGACCGCGGCCACCACGGCGACCGCGGCCACCACCCGGGACGTCGACGTCGCGATCGTCGGCGGCGGACTCGCCGGCCTCACCGCCGCCCGCGACCTGGTCGCCGCCGGGAAGACGGTCGTCGTCCTGGAGGCCCGCGACCGTGTGGGCGGCCGGGTCGTCAACCTCGCCCTCCCGGGCGGCGGGGTCACCGAGGGCGGCGGCGAGTTCATCGGCCCCACCCAGGACCGCGTCAAGGCGCTCGCCGACTCCCTCGGCGTCGCCACCTTCGCCACCTACAACACCGGCAAGAACCTGCTCTACAAGGACGGCAAGAAGACCCCGTACGCCACCGACGGCGTCCTCGGCTCGGTCCCGCCGATCGACGTGGCCGGGCTCGCCAACGCCGCGATCGTGCAGGCGACGCTGGACGACATGGCCAAGCAGGTGCCGGTCGACGCGCCCTGGACCGCCGCCAAGGCCGACGAGTGGGACCGCCAGACCTTCGAGAGCTGGCTGCGCGCCAACGCCGTCGTCCCGTCGGCGAAGTTCCTCATGGACGTGGCCTGCACCTCGATCTTCTCGGCCGAACCCCGGGAACTCTCCCTCCTGTTCGTCCTCTTCTACATCGCCGCCGCCGGCAACGAGTCGACCCCCGGCACCCTGGAACGCCTCACCGAGACCGCGAACGGCGCCCAGGAACAACGCTTCGTCGGCGGCTCCCAGCAGGTCCCGATCAAGCTCGCCGCCACCCTCGGCGACCGGGTGGTCCTCAACGCCCCGGTGCGTACGATCACCCGCTCCGCCGGCACGTACGTCGTCACGGCCGACGGCGTCACCGTCACCGCCAAGCGGGTCGTCGTCGCCGTACCCCCGCCGCTCGCCGCCCGCATCACGTACGCCCCCCTCCTGCCCGCCGCCCGCGACCAGCTCACCCAGCGGCTGCCGATGGCCTCGGTCGGCAAGGCGATCGCGATCTACGACACCCCCTTCTGGCGTGCCGCCGGACTCAACGGCCAGGTCGTCAGCGACACCGGAGTGGTCAGCTCCACCTTCGACAACTCCCCGCCCGACGCCTCCTACGGCGCCCTGATGGGCTTCATCGAGGCCGACGAGGCGCGGGAGTGGGACGCGGCGAGCGAGGCCGAGGTCAAGGCGGCCGTACTGAAGGACTACGTGACGTACTTCGGCGAGAAGGCCGCCGCCCCCACGGCCTTCGTCCTGCAACGCTGGAACAACGAGGCCTACACGCGCGGCGGCCCCGTCTCCATCGCCGCCCCCGGCGTCCTGACCCAGTACGGCCCGTCCCTGCGCGAACCCGTCGGCGGCATCCACTGGGCCGGCACGGAGACCTCCACCCACTGGATGGGCTTCATGGACGGAGCCGTCCGCTCGGGCGAGCGGGTGGCGAAGGAGGTACTGGCGGCGCTGTAG
- a CDS encoding acetate--CoA ligase family protein, with protein MLGSTHGTLTTDSRRARVIACGEQPGPAVHGRPAAADDLDVSGRPLYADVPDLDRFFRPESVAVVGASDTEGRPNTGVTRQLVGWAERVGARLHPVHPTRETVFGLPCFPSVAELPEQVDLAVLLVADPLPVIEQLAETKVKFAVVFASGFAETGEAGAAAQERLAAAVARTGRSGVRLLGPNTNLNAFEHFRDDLPGPAIALITQSGHQGRPVFALQELGIRLSHWAPTGNEADLETADFLSYFAERPEVGAIACYVEGLKDGRSFLLAADRAARRGVPVVAVKVGRTETGARTAASHTGKLTGADEVVDAAMRQYGVIRVDGLDELQDTAALLARARPPQADGVVVYSISGGTGAHAADLATAAGLRLPPLSPAKQAELHQWIPEYLNVANPVDNGGHPVGDWRGRKIIDAILDDPAVGVLICPITGPFPPLSDRLVQDLVDAAEQTDKLVCVIWGSPVGTEPAYRDVLLGSSRVATFRTLANCVTAVRAHLDHHRFVSDYHSPFDQAPRTPSPSFRKAQLLIRPGQQLSEHAAKQLLRAYGIRVPREQLVTSAAAAVRAAGLVGYPVVMKASGARIAHKTELGLVKIGLTSASQVRDAYRELTDIARYEGVDLDGVLVCQMVERGVEMVVGVTHDDLFGPTVTVGLGGVLVEVLHDAAVRVPPFGEDQARDMLAELRGRPLLDGVRGRPPADLDALVEVVLRVQRMALELGDDLAELDINPLVVLPWGQGAVALDALAVCR; from the coding sequence ATGCTTGGATCAACCCACGGCACCCTCACCACCGACTCCCGCCGGGCCCGGGTCATCGCGTGCGGCGAGCAGCCCGGGCCCGCCGTGCACGGCCGGCCGGCCGCGGCGGACGACCTCGACGTCAGCGGCCGGCCGCTCTACGCGGACGTCCCCGACCTGGACCGGTTCTTCCGGCCCGAGTCGGTCGCGGTCGTCGGCGCCTCGGACACCGAAGGCCGCCCGAACACCGGCGTCACCCGGCAACTGGTGGGCTGGGCCGAGCGGGTGGGGGCGCGGCTGCATCCCGTGCACCCCACCCGCGAGACCGTCTTCGGCCTGCCCTGCTTCCCGTCCGTCGCCGAACTCCCCGAGCAGGTCGATCTGGCGGTGCTGCTGGTCGCCGACCCGCTGCCGGTGATCGAGCAACTCGCCGAGACGAAGGTGAAGTTCGCGGTCGTCTTCGCCTCCGGGTTCGCCGAGACGGGCGAGGCGGGCGCCGCCGCACAGGAGCGCCTCGCGGCTGCGGTCGCCCGGACGGGCCGGTCCGGTGTACGACTGCTCGGCCCCAACACCAACCTCAACGCCTTCGAGCACTTCCGGGACGACCTCCCCGGCCCGGCGATCGCCCTCATCACCCAGTCCGGCCACCAGGGGCGTCCCGTCTTCGCCCTCCAGGAGCTCGGCATCCGCCTCTCCCACTGGGCGCCCACCGGCAACGAGGCCGACCTCGAGACCGCCGACTTCCTCTCCTACTTCGCCGAGCGCCCCGAGGTCGGCGCGATCGCCTGCTACGTGGAGGGCCTCAAGGACGGCCGGTCCTTCCTCCTCGCCGCCGACCGGGCCGCCCGGCGCGGAGTGCCGGTCGTCGCGGTGAAGGTGGGCCGCACCGAGACCGGCGCCCGCACCGCCGCCTCCCATACCGGCAAGCTGACCGGCGCGGACGAGGTCGTCGACGCGGCGATGCGCCAGTACGGCGTGATCCGCGTCGACGGACTGGACGAACTCCAGGACACCGCGGCCCTGTTGGCGCGGGCCCGCCCCCCGCAGGCCGACGGCGTCGTCGTCTACTCGATCTCGGGCGGCACCGGCGCCCACGCGGCCGACCTGGCGACGGCGGCGGGCCTGCGCCTGCCGCCCCTGTCGCCCGCCAAGCAGGCGGAGCTGCACCAGTGGATCCCCGAGTACCTGAACGTGGCGAACCCGGTCGACAACGGCGGTCACCCGGTGGGGGACTGGCGCGGCCGGAAGATCATCGACGCGATCCTCGACGACCCGGCGGTCGGCGTCCTGATCTGCCCGATCACCGGCCCGTTCCCGCCGCTCAGCGACCGCCTGGTGCAGGACCTGGTGGACGCGGCGGAGCAGACGGACAAGCTGGTGTGCGTGATCTGGGGCTCGCCGGTGGGCACCGAACCGGCCTACCGCGACGTGCTGTTGGGCTCCTCCCGGGTGGCGACCTTCCGCACCCTCGCCAACTGCGTCACGGCCGTCCGCGCCCACCTCGACCACCACCGCTTCGTCAGCGACTACCACTCCCCCTTCGACCAGGCCCCGCGCACCCCGTCCCCCTCCTTCCGCAAGGCGCAGCTCCTGATCCGCCCCGGCCAGCAGCTCAGCGAACACGCGGCGAAGCAGCTGCTACGGGCGTACGGCATCCGGGTCCCGCGCGAGCAGTTGGTGACGAGCGCGGCGGCGGCCGTACGGGCGGCGGGCCTGGTCGGCTACCCGGTGGTGATGAAGGCGTCCGGCGCGCGGATCGCCCACAAGACCGAGCTGGGCCTGGTGAAGATCGGCCTGACCTCGGCCAGCCAAGTCCGCGACGCCTACCGTGAGTTGACCGACATCGCCCGGTACGAGGGCGTGGACCTGGACGGCGTCCTGGTGTGCCAGATGGTCGAGCGGGGCGTGGAGATGGTCGTCGGCGTCACCCACGACGACCTGTTCGGCCCGACGGTGACGGTCGGGCTGGGCGGGGTGCTGGTGGAGGTCCTGCACGACGCCGCCGTCCGCGTACCGCCGTTCGGCGAGGACCAGGCCCGCGACATGCTGGCCGAACTGCGCGGCCGGCCCCTGCTGGACGGCGTCCGAGGCCGCCCCCCGGCCGACCTGGACGCCCTCGTCGAGGTCGTCCTGCGCGTCCAGCGCATGGCCCTGGAACTCGGCGACGACCTCGCCGAGCTCGACATCAACCCCCTGGTCGTACTGCCCTGGGGACAGGGGGCGGTGGCGTTGGACGCGCTGGCGGTGTGCCGGTGA
- a CDS encoding enoyl-CoA hydratase/isomerase family protein, translating into MPERWIGTTTDHQVTHLTLNRPESLNALTPDMRDHLIDLLAEASADPDVRAVVLTGTGRGFCAGADLRGGSSGGERVAGDVTRTLRLGAQRLVSAVLDCEKPVVAAVNGTAAGLGAHLAFACDLVLAAESARFIEVFVRRGLVPDGGGAYLLPRLIGPHRAKELMFFGDALTAPDAERLGLVNRVVPDGELEKKAREWSTRLANAPTRALALTKHLVNTSLDTDRATAFAAEAAAQEINMTTADAREGVAGFTERREPKFRGR; encoded by the coding sequence GTGCCCGAGCGCTGGATAGGGACGACGACCGACCACCAGGTCACCCACCTCACCCTCAACCGCCCCGAGTCCCTCAACGCCCTCACCCCCGACATGCGGGACCACCTGATCGACCTCCTCGCGGAGGCCTCGGCCGACCCGGACGTCCGGGCGGTGGTCCTCACCGGAACCGGCCGCGGCTTCTGCGCGGGAGCGGACCTGCGGGGCGGCTCCTCGGGCGGCGAACGGGTCGCCGGCGACGTGACCCGCACCCTTCGCCTCGGCGCGCAGCGCCTGGTCTCCGCCGTCCTCGACTGCGAGAAACCGGTCGTCGCCGCGGTGAACGGCACCGCGGCCGGCCTCGGCGCCCATCTCGCGTTCGCCTGCGACCTGGTCCTGGCCGCCGAATCGGCCCGCTTCATCGAGGTGTTCGTCCGCCGGGGCCTGGTCCCGGACGGCGGCGGCGCCTACCTCCTCCCCCGCCTGATCGGCCCCCACCGCGCCAAGGAGCTGATGTTCTTCGGCGACGCGCTCACGGCCCCGGACGCGGAACGCCTCGGCCTGGTCAACCGGGTCGTCCCGGACGGGGAGTTGGAGAAGAAGGCCCGCGAATGGTCGACCCGCCTGGCCAACGCCCCCACCCGCGCCCTGGCCCTGACCAAGCACCTCGTCAACACCTCCCTCGACACCGACCGCGCGACCGCCTTCGCCGCCGAGGCCGCCGCACAGGAGATCAACATGACGACGGCGGACGCGCGAGAGGGAGTGGCCGGCTTCACGGAACGACGCGAACCGAAGTTCAGGGGCCGCTGA
- a CDS encoding flavin reductase family protein, giving the protein MGHAGMAAAAVRYLKVGRPVEALPRPELRCVREDERAPVDPDEFRRVLGDFASGVTIVTAPGVEGGEADAAGPAGFACQSFSSLSLDPPLVAFMVGRTSTTWPRIARAGVFCVNVLSAGQGPLCRAFARSGTDKFAGVEHDAAPVSGAPRLTGTLAWIDCTIHAVHTGGDHLIVVGRVNALGRGDATAEQPLLFHKGRFI; this is encoded by the coding sequence ATGGGACATGCGGGAATGGCGGCGGCGGCCGTCCGTTACCTCAAGGTGGGCCGCCCGGTCGAGGCACTGCCACGGCCCGAGTTGCGGTGCGTCCGGGAGGACGAACGGGCACCGGTCGACCCGGACGAGTTCCGGCGCGTGCTGGGCGACTTCGCGTCGGGCGTGACGATCGTGACGGCACCCGGCGTCGAGGGCGGTGAGGCCGACGCGGCCGGGCCCGCGGGCTTCGCCTGCCAGTCCTTCTCCTCCCTCTCCCTCGATCCGCCCCTGGTCGCCTTCATGGTCGGCCGCACGTCCACGACCTGGCCGCGCATCGCCCGCGCGGGCGTCTTCTGCGTCAACGTGCTGAGTGCCGGCCAGGGCCCGTTGTGCCGGGCCTTCGCGCGGAGCGGCACGGACAAGTTCGCGGGCGTCGAGCACGACGCCGCCCCGGTATCGGGCGCCCCCCGCCTCACCGGCACCCTCGCCTGGATCGACTGCACGATCCACGCGGTCCACACGGGCGGCGACCACCTCATCGTCGTGGGCCGGGTGAACGCCCTGGGGAGGGGCGACGCCACGGCCGAGCAACCGCTGCTGTTCCACAAGGGGCGGTTCATCTGA
- a CDS encoding multicopper oxidase family protein: MDTRLTVEFTERVVAGVGSVATRTYEGSIPGPTLRVRPGDTLEITHVNALPPNTGMHQDINIPHHFNTFNLHTHGMHVDPTGDADNVFRAFEPADTQGETTTYRSSIAVPDDHPAGTFWYHPHHHGSTSTQLVGGMGGVIIVEGDIDEVPEIAAAKDIVVCINELKLSAGRVPDLTSHGTYEGLPSAFLVNGAKNPVLTIAPGEVQRWRVVNAGPISAHFLSLGGHEMHQIACDGITFMKPAAVTGVTLPMGGRTDLLIRGGRPGTYRLTGGGASGPLLTLVVTGAARSMSLPESLPGLPTGLPAPTRTRALTFRSDENVFPGAFPNAYRILGDGETPPADSRAGRRDLAWGRFAPDYVNQRIRLGEVEEWTVGNDSRSHSHHPFHLHTNHFLLTAVDNRRLATPVWHDTVAIPPQGTITFRLRAEHFTGRSMLHCHQLQHGDEGMMQIVEYVR, from the coding sequence TTGGACACCCGGTTGACCGTCGAGTTCACCGAGCGGGTGGTCGCCGGGGTCGGCAGTGTGGCCACGCGGACCTACGAAGGGTCGATCCCGGGACCGACGTTGCGGGTGCGTCCGGGGGACACCCTTGAGATCACGCACGTCAACGCGTTGCCGCCGAACACCGGGATGCACCAGGACATCAACATCCCGCACCACTTCAACACCTTCAACCTGCACACCCACGGCATGCACGTGGACCCCACCGGCGACGCGGACAACGTCTTCCGTGCCTTCGAGCCCGCCGACACGCAGGGCGAGACCACGACCTACCGCAGCAGCATCGCCGTCCCGGACGATCATCCGGCCGGTACGTTCTGGTACCACCCGCACCATCACGGATCCACGTCGACCCAGTTGGTGGGCGGTATGGGGGGCGTGATCATCGTCGAGGGCGACATCGACGAGGTGCCCGAGATCGCCGCCGCCAAGGACATCGTCGTCTGCATCAACGAACTCAAGCTGTCCGCCGGGCGGGTGCCGGACCTGACCTCGCACGGCACCTATGAGGGCCTCCCCTCGGCCTTCCTGGTCAACGGCGCGAAGAACCCCGTGCTGACCATCGCCCCGGGGGAGGTCCAGCGCTGGCGGGTGGTCAACGCGGGGCCGATCAGCGCTCACTTCCTGAGCCTGGGCGGGCACGAGATGCACCAGATCGCCTGCGACGGCATCACGTTCATGAAACCCGCCGCCGTCACCGGAGTGACGCTGCCGATGGGCGGACGAACCGACCTGCTGATCCGTGGCGGCAGGCCCGGTACCTACCGGCTGACCGGCGGCGGCGCCTCTGGGCCCCTGCTGACGCTCGTCGTCACCGGCGCCGCCCGCTCGATGTCACTGCCGGAAAGCCTGCCCGGCCTGCCCACCGGCCTGCCCGCGCCCACCCGTACCCGTGCGCTGACCTTCCGCAGCGACGAGAACGTCTTCCCGGGCGCCTTCCCGAACGCCTACCGCATCCTGGGCGACGGCGAGACGCCGCCCGCCGACAGCCGGGCCGGCCGACGCGATCTCGCCTGGGGCCGCTTCGCACCCGACTACGTCAACCAGCGCATCCGCCTGGGTGAGGTCGAGGAGTGGACCGTCGGCAACGACTCCCGCAGCCACAGCCATCACCCCTTCCACCTGCACACCAACCACTTCCTTCTCACCGCCGTCGACAACCGCCGCCTGGCCACGCCCGTCTGGCACGACACCGTCGCCATCCCGCCCCAGGGCACGATCACCTTCCGGCTGCGCGCCGAGCACTTCACCGGCCGCTCCATGCTGCACTGCCACCAGCTCCAGCACGGCGACGAAGGCATGATGCAGATCGTCGAGTACGTGCGCTGA
- a CDS encoding MFS transporter, which translates to MTQTSEAPAAKEDQKPPKRGRFPRVRNPRVRIHRAWFVAAVTFVTIIGAAAFRSLPGLLIDPLHQDFGWSRGTIALAVSINLALYGLTAPFAAALMDRFGIRRVVAVALTVISAGSLLTVWMTQAWQLLLYWGLLVGLGSGSMALAFAATVTNRWFTERRGLVSGILTAASASGQLIFLPLLSWMITRYDWRPAAVTVALAALAVVPFVWLLLRDHPADVGQKPYGATEFVPKPAPVQGAARRTLRVLFSAVRTGPFWLLAGTFAICGASTNGLVQTHFVPAAHDHGMPVTAAASLLAVIGIFDVVGTIASGWFTDRFEPRRLLAVYYALRGVSLLFLPMLLAPSVHPPMIFFIVFYGLDWVATVPPTLALCREHYGEDSAIVFGWVLASHQVGAALVAFLGGVARDTFGSYDVVWCASGALCAAAALMALVIRRRSTGAGTGTGTGAGTGDVVRLAAA; encoded by the coding sequence GTGACCCAGACAAGCGAGGCTCCCGCAGCCAAAGAGGATCAGAAGCCCCCCAAACGTGGCCGCTTCCCTCGCGTCCGCAACCCTCGCGTGCGGATCCATCGGGCCTGGTTCGTCGCCGCCGTCACGTTCGTCACGATCATCGGTGCGGCGGCCTTCCGCTCGCTTCCCGGGCTGCTCATCGATCCGCTGCACCAGGACTTTGGCTGGTCGCGCGGCACGATCGCGCTCGCGGTCTCGATCAACCTGGCGCTGTACGGGCTCACCGCGCCGTTCGCGGCGGCGCTGATGGACCGCTTCGGCATCCGGCGGGTGGTCGCCGTCGCCCTGACCGTGATCTCGGCCGGCTCGCTCCTGACGGTGTGGATGACGCAGGCCTGGCAACTGCTCCTGTACTGGGGCCTGTTGGTGGGTCTCGGCTCGGGATCGATGGCGCTGGCCTTCGCGGCGACGGTCACCAACCGCTGGTTCACCGAACGCCGTGGCCTGGTCAGCGGCATCCTGACGGCGGCCTCCGCCTCCGGCCAGTTGATCTTCCTGCCGCTGCTGTCGTGGATGATCACGCGCTACGACTGGCGTCCGGCGGCCGTGACGGTCGCGCTGGCCGCGCTCGCCGTCGTCCCCTTCGTGTGGCTGCTGCTGCGCGACCACCCGGCGGACGTCGGCCAGAAGCCTTACGGCGCAACGGAGTTCGTGCCGAAGCCGGCCCCGGTGCAGGGCGCCGCCCGCCGCACGCTGCGGGTGCTCTTCTCGGCGGTCCGCACGGGTCCGTTCTGGCTGCTCGCCGGCACCTTCGCGATCTGCGGCGCCTCGACGAACGGCCTGGTCCAGACCCACTTCGTGCCGGCCGCCCACGACCACGGCATGCCGGTCACGGCAGCGGCCTCGCTCCTCGCGGTGATCGGCATCTTCGACGTCGTCGGCACGATCGCCTCCGGCTGGTTCACGGACCGCTTCGAGCCGCGCCGCCTGCTGGCGGTGTACTACGCGCTGCGCGGCGTCTCGCTGCTGTTCCTGCCGATGCTGCTGGCCCCTTCCGTCCACCCGCCGATGATCTTCTTCATCGTCTTCTACGGCCTCGACTGGGTCGCCACCGTCCCGCCCACCCTGGCCTTGTGCCGCGAGCACTACGGGGAGGACAGTGCGATCGTCTTCGGCTGGGTCCTCGCCTCCCACCAGGTCGGTGCGGCCCTGGTCGCCTTCCTGGGCGGGGTGGCGCGGGACACGTTCGGCTCGTACGACGTGGTCTGGTGCGCGTCGGGGGCGCTGTGTGCCGCGGCGGCGCTGATGGCGTTGGTCATTCGGCGGAGGTCGACGGGGGCGGGGACGGGGACGGGGACGGGGGCGGGGACGGGGGATGTGGTGCGACTGGCGGCGGCCTGA
- a CDS encoding GlxA family transcriptional regulator has protein sequence MRRHHGHHQNHHQGRPDFRPHRVVVLALDGLLPFELGIPHRIFGRPKDAEGRHLYEVVTCSVRPPGPVETDADFAIMVEHGPETLATADTVVVPASYELGPVFEEGVLTDDLAAALAHLRPGTRLASICTGVYVLAAAGLLDGRPATTHWADADRLQRLFPKIDVDRDVLFVDDGDVLTSAGVAAGIDLCLHIVRRDHGTAVANDIARRTVVPPHRDGGQAQYIERPVPDPEQAGTTTARTWALGRLHEPIQLRDMAGQEAMSVRTFTRRFREEVGISPGQWLTQQRVERARHLLETTGLSVDQIARDAGFGTAQSMRQHLQAALGVTPTAYRRTFRTGSHASSGSSGTLGALHGTD, from the coding sequence ATGCGCCGCCATCATGGCCACCACCAGAACCACCATCAGGGCCGCCCCGACTTCCGCCCCCACCGCGTCGTCGTCCTCGCCCTCGACGGCCTGCTCCCCTTCGAGCTGGGCATCCCGCACCGCATCTTCGGCCGCCCCAAGGACGCCGAGGGACGGCACCTGTACGAGGTCGTCACCTGTTCCGTGCGGCCACCGGGCCCCGTCGAGACCGACGCCGACTTCGCGATCATGGTCGAGCACGGCCCGGAGACCCTCGCCACCGCCGACACCGTCGTCGTCCCCGCCTCGTACGAGCTCGGCCCGGTCTTCGAGGAGGGCGTGCTCACCGACGACCTCGCCGCCGCCCTCGCCCACCTGCGGCCCGGCACCCGCCTCGCCTCCATCTGCACCGGCGTGTACGTCCTGGCCGCCGCCGGCCTCCTCGACGGCCGCCCCGCCACCACCCACTGGGCCGACGCCGACCGCCTCCAGCGGCTCTTCCCGAAGATCGACGTCGACCGGGACGTCCTGTTCGTCGACGACGGCGACGTCCTCACCTCGGCCGGTGTCGCCGCCGGGATCGACCTGTGCCTGCACATCGTGCGCCGCGACCACGGCACCGCCGTCGCCAACGACATCGCCCGCCGCACCGTCGTACCGCCGCACCGCGACGGCGGCCAGGCGCAGTACATCGAGCGCCCCGTGCCCGACCCGGAGCAGGCCGGCACCACCACCGCCCGCACGTGGGCGCTGGGCCGCCTGCACGAGCCGATCCAGCTGCGCGACATGGCCGGACAGGAAGCCATGTCCGTACGGACCTTCACGCGCCGCTTCCGCGAGGAGGTCGGGATCAGCCCCGGCCAGTGGCTCACCCAGCAGCGCGTCGAGCGGGCCCGGCACCTGCTGGAGACCACCGGCCTGTCCGTCGACCAGATCGCCCGGGACGCCGGTTTCGGCACCGCCCAGTCGATGCGCCAGCACCTACAGGCGGCCCTCGGAGTCACCCCGACCGCGTATCGCCGCACCTTCCGAACCGGAAGCCACGCAAGCAGCGGAAGCAGCGGCACGCTGGGCGCCCTGCACGGAACGGACTGA
- a CDS encoding helix-turn-helix domain-containing protein has protein sequence MSRWKELPDSLDQRVRQLVVQLRRLKDRSGLSLDVLAVKTGYSRSSWDRYLNGKALPPQHAVEELARVSGADPVRLLVLHEVAEEAWPQRIASSSSAGAEGSGEQGARGEAAAERSGAAEDSAASAEGPGASEEGPTVLGAGQPPGVRRPVALAAMVAAALVGMAAGMLIAAPWGDDDGGGDKVQTALDGPLPSSSTTSTGASTAGNSNSTSTEGLGWYVFKPGKSYSCKVRRTGAAGGGLFAGYSATRTAVLAGPGWDVVEAQCLLRYLQLEPGIVDGVYGQQTIAAVMRLQKKAGLPADGVVGPHTWQALRG, from the coding sequence GTGTCACGTTGGAAAGAACTGCCGGATTCCCTGGACCAGAGAGTCCGGCAACTCGTGGTGCAGTTGCGGAGGTTGAAGGACCGCAGCGGGCTGAGCCTGGACGTGCTCGCGGTCAAGACCGGATACAGCCGCTCGTCGTGGGATCGCTACCTCAACGGGAAGGCGCTGCCGCCGCAGCACGCGGTGGAGGAACTGGCGCGGGTCTCAGGGGCGGATCCGGTCCGGCTGCTCGTGCTGCATGAGGTGGCCGAGGAAGCGTGGCCACAGCGGATCGCGTCGTCCTCGTCGGCCGGTGCGGAGGGCAGCGGCGAACAGGGGGCACGGGGCGAGGCGGCTGCCGAACGTTCTGGTGCGGCCGAGGACTCTGCGGCGTCGGCGGAGGGGCCCGGGGCCTCGGAGGAGGGGCCCACGGTGTTGGGGGCCGGGCAGCCGCCGGGGGTGCGCAGGCCCGTCGCCCTCGCTGCCATGGTGGCCGCCGCGCTCGTGGGGATGGCCGCCGGAATGCTGATCGCCGCGCCCTGGGGCGATGACGACGGCGGGGGCGACAAGGTGCAGACGGCGCTGGATGGCCCACTCCCGAGCAGCAGTACCACCAGTACCGGTGCCAGTACCGCCGGCAACAGCAACAGCACCTCTACCGAGGGGCTGGGCTGGTACGTCTTCAAGCCGGGCAAGTCGTACTCCTGCAAGGTCCGCCGGACCGGCGCGGCAGGCGGGGGGCTGTTCGCCGGATACAGCGCGACGCGCACCGCCGTCCTTGCCGGACCGGGCTGGGACGTGGTGGAGGCCCAGTGCCTGCTGCGCTATCTCCAGTTGGAGCCGGGCATCGTCGACGGGGTCTACGGGCAGCAGACCATCGCGGCCGTGATGCGTCTGCAGAAGAAGGCCGGGCTGCCGGCGGACGGCGTCGTGGGCCCGCACACCTGGCAGGCGCTGCGCGGATGA
- a CDS encoding helix-turn-helix domain-containing protein, which translates to MTGSAPECVALAEGLREMRARTGLSLVALAERTAYSKSSWERYLNGKKPVPRQAVEALCAMAGEPAGRLLALWELADAEWSGRARHTRPPAQPAPTPPPTPALVPAGAVGTRADEGVHRRARRHGLFIAGAGVAAVAILAALSLRSPGAAGSPASLASPTLDPVPGCQGKACDGKDPNPMACGLPGRVDSLGPPHRTSTGTSVEIRYSEVCAAAWGRIWHSKVGDMIEVSAPGALPRRVVIRNAADTGSYRFTSMIGDPNRTNLRLCFTPAGVTVRECFDS; encoded by the coding sequence ATGACCGGCTCCGCACCGGAGTGCGTGGCACTGGCCGAGGGGCTCCGCGAAATGAGGGCGCGGACGGGCCTGAGCCTGGTGGCGCTGGCCGAGCGCACGGCGTACAGCAAGTCGTCCTGGGAGCGCTATCTCAACGGGAAGAAGCCAGTGCCCCGGCAGGCCGTCGAGGCGCTCTGCGCGATGGCGGGGGAGCCCGCCGGGCGGCTGCTCGCCCTGTGGGAACTGGCGGACGCCGAGTGGAGCGGGCGCGCCCGACACACCCGCCCCCCTGCCCAGCCCGCGCCCACGCCCCCGCCCACGCCCGCCCTGGTCCCCGCAGGTGCTGTGGGGACCAGGGCGGATGAGGGCGTCCACAGGAGGGCTCGGCGCCACGGGCTGTTCATTGCCGGTGCGGGTGTGGCCGCAGTGGCGATCTTGGCGGCGCTGTCTCTGCGGAGCCCCGGCGCCGCCGGAAGCCCGGCGAGCCTGGCGTCCCCCACGCTGGATCCCGTTCCCGGATGCCAGGGGAAGGCGTGCGACGGGAAGGATCCCAACCCGATGGCCTGCGGGTTACCCGGCCGGGTGGACTCGCTCGGTCCGCCGCACCGCACCAGCACCGGTACGAGTGTGGAGATCCGGTACAGCGAGGTGTGCGCCGCCGCGTGGGGCCGGATCTGGCATTCGAAGGTCGGGGACATGATCGAGGTCTCGGCCCCCGGCGCCCTGCCGCGTCGGGTCGTCATCAGAAACGCCGCGGATACGGGCTCCTACCGTTTCACGTCGATGATCGGCGACCCGAACCGGACCAACCTACGGCTGTGCTTCACACCGGCGGGCGTCACGGTCCGGGAGTGCTTCGACTCCTGA